In one Neobacillus sp. CF12 genomic region, the following are encoded:
- a CDS encoding pilus assembly protein PilO encodes MKLSFSKKHKLILLFGILLIVLLVVFAQFFKLSPLKSDLETKEQTLATEKKLLESITQKKLDETKQVTEDTRELQKKVPVSALQEQFILDLEKAENVSNSKILSMGFSKDADVPMEPVTPSASETAETTEVPEVKTVQETQAEQAAPATTTGLKKLTVNLSVESSKYEDIEKFIATLESLKRIVVVESINYSGGEEITTLDPEKVDEPLSYTLTVSAYYLPGLDDLIAELPKIDAPAPANKKNPLNAFSDAN; translated from the coding sequence ATGAAACTAAGTTTTTCAAAAAAGCATAAACTTATTTTATTGTTTGGCATTCTTCTAATCGTCTTGCTAGTCGTTTTTGCTCAATTTTTTAAGCTTTCTCCATTAAAATCAGATTTAGAAACGAAAGAACAGACTTTGGCGACTGAAAAAAAGTTACTAGAATCTATTACTCAAAAAAAGCTTGATGAAACTAAACAGGTAACAGAAGATACAAGAGAATTACAGAAGAAAGTACCAGTTAGCGCTTTACAGGAACAGTTTATTTTGGATCTTGAAAAGGCGGAGAACGTATCAAATAGCAAGATTCTCAGCATGGGGTTTTCAAAAGATGCTGATGTACCGATGGAACCAGTAACTCCTTCTGCTTCTGAGACTGCTGAGACTACGGAAGTCCCTGAGGTTAAAACCGTTCAGGAAACACAGGCAGAACAAGCTGCTCCAGCTACTACAACTGGTTTAAAGAAATTGACTGTGAATTTAAGTGTTGAATCATCTAAGTATGAAGATATTGAAAAGTTCATCGCAACACTTGAATCATTAAAACGAATTGTCGTTGTCGAATCCATTAATTACTCTGGTGGAGAAGAAATAACGACTCTTGATCCTGAAAAAGTTGATGAACCATTATCTTATACTCTTACTGTTTCTGCCTATTACTTGCCAGGTTTAGATGATCTAATTGCTGAACTTCCAAAAATCGACGCTCCAGCACCTGCTAATAAGAAAAATCCATTAAACGCATTTTCAGATGCTAACTAG
- a CDS encoding type II secretion system protein produces the protein MKKIICFNENGYSLVEVLAVIVILGIIASIGLVSVSNVIASSKDKTFVNNALTVVHAADLYLNDEKIKDKNSVDKITYVELYDLKYLNKFHDPYTGNALPPSADTFVEVIDGKISSVCLDGYHRSLCAPVDNISVDQITFKLNN, from the coding sequence ATGAAAAAAATAATTTGTTTCAATGAAAATGGATATTCTCTTGTTGAAGTGCTGGCAGTCATTGTTATTTTGGGTATTATTGCATCAATTGGCCTTGTTTCTGTCTCTAATGTAATTGCGAGCTCAAAAGACAAGACATTTGTTAATAATGCATTAACGGTTGTACATGCAGCCGATTTATATCTAAATGATGAGAAAATTAAGGATAAAAATAGTGTAGATAAAATTACTTATGTGGAATTATATGACTTAAAGTATCTAAATAAATTCCACGATCCTTATACAGGTAATGCATTACCGCCATCAGCGGATACTTTTGTTGAAGTAATAGATGGCAAAATATCAAGCGTCTGTCTTGATGGATATCACCGTAGTCTTTGCGCTCCGGTAGATAATATCTCAGTAGACCAGATAACATTTAAATTAAATAATTAA